A window of the Anoplolepis gracilipes chromosome 11, ASM4749672v1, whole genome shotgun sequence genome harbors these coding sequences:
- the LOC140670954 gene encoding uncharacterized protein isoform X1, producing the protein MRASTFLVEEKSTPSWPQSLSLKNNVAEVEHSVSGESSSDYNADEKNDVEIFRAVVDSMNQWTLQRTLNHRKKREVSKICYEDVGCFEDTGPFSYLEMLPSPPKDVGTRFLIYGTRRARSIPMEVAADEINDNTHRAIDPTLPTKVIVHGFGSHCHHLWVYEMRSALMSIQDCNIVCVDWGPGSAVPNYVRAAANARLVGRQLAKLIRNLNVPLEKVHMIGFSLGAHVAGFAGAELENVSRITGLDPAGPLFESQDPRVRLDATDANFVDVIHSNGEQLILGGLGSWQPMGDVDYYPNGGKVQSGCSNIFLGAVSDIIWSSAVEGRSLCNHRRAYKFFTDSVSPKCRFPAFPCNEGYEGLLKGECFPCNKNTIDRSCGNMGYYSNESTARGKLYLMTREEEPFCAHQYQIKVYNSRNERSVKSYGKLQVTLIGKDSYNDTFAMTRKDEELLVGSILQKIVVPHPAVTNLEAIEIKYTAYSGWISSGLVSWTIDKVAIIDSFGKTISVCQKGLILESDHPIYLPLYPGECNIPLDTDNSTVPSVSELDRVIIEEKQQQQPGSIGPFTKEQNYETKDSGYSVEILPTDPRMAQRKSLGPFTKEQNLRVVEVETMAFAEDAEKRRNIANPWTVLDISSDGDSNTLENADSEHGRSFSGANLIYRTSTSMQRATETNDTISTTAPTSTSTTTTEFLPEIREPVLRPNKKETGRSLKLPEITEPILHPRATRHNTRNEAVPQQYDSQRDEIQETSSTSTRSFTVQFLPERLANILAQAERYARETLLPLISQYTPSFMTGMRSHEEPKYFPLLGDTTQPKNSEEYASVEIDKNDQLPQRDSNQRKPDESFGLVEDGRHQEESKARMQIENGENVNNKYNVSKAEVPPVIVEAVYPEKVADANFTDPSETRTTEIRGEDGDWRPIGESAISSKNTPSRRDSNVSRSLDWSVGYSRDWTFAPDANSKAKVKLDDDWIPITFKNDAEMSTVARETTLNEETAKETDAIVDSSKKSAQDITPDETKEETTTAASTYERKFIPLLDFEETNSGLFSSTKSNDNPESTTPVSHIQKIPRQAMRKSARMITKSTMMFPYAYERTNDPRTRYIPLIPEEDMGKSYSLMERDR; encoded by the exons ATGCGTGCCTCGACGTTCCTCGTTGAAGAAAAATCGACCCCAAGTTGGCCACAGAGtctgtcattaaaaaataacgtgGCAGAAGTGGAACACTCTGTAT CGGGAGAGTCGTCCTCAGATTACAACGCGGACGAAAAGAACGACGTGGAAATTTTTCGCGCAGTCGTCGATTCAATGAACCAATGGACGCTTCAGAGGACACTCAATCacaggaagaagagagaagtgTCTAAGATATGTTACGAGGACGTCGGTTGTTTCGAGGATACCGGGCCTTTCAGTTATTTGGAAATGCTACCGTCACCGCCGAAGGACGTCGGAACtag ATTTCTCATATACGGAACTAGAAGGGCAAGATCGATCCCGATGGAAGTAGCTGCTGATGAGATAAATGACAATACACATCGTGCCATAGATCCCACTCTACCTACGAAAGTGATCGTACATGGATTTGGAAGTCATTGCCACCACTTGTGGGTGTATGAGATGAGATCAGCATTAATGAGTATTCAAGACTGCAATATAG TTTGTGTGGATTGGGGCCCCGGCAGCGCTGTGCCTAATTACGTAAGGGCAGCAGCTAATGCGCGACTGGTGGGTCGGCAATTGGCAAAATTAATTCGCAACTTGAACGTGCCGTTGGAAAAAGTGCATATGATAGGATTCAGTTTGGGTGCTCATGTAGCCGGATTTGCCGGTGCTGAACTAGAAAACGTGTCCAGAATAACCG GATTAGATCCCGCAGGACCACTTTTCGAGTCGCAGGATCCGAGGGTTCGTCTGGATGCGACGGATGCAAATTTCGTAGATGTTATTCACAGTAATGGCGAGCAGCTTATTTTGGGCGGACTTGGTTCTTGGCAGCCAATGGGCGATGTAGATTATTATCCGAATGGCGGAAAAGTGCAAAGTGGATGCTCAAACATCTTCCTTGGCGCTGTTTCTGACATCATCTGGT CGAGCGCTGTCGAAGGAAGATCTCTGTGTAATCATCGGCGAGCGTACAAGTTCTTTACCGATTCCGTTAGCCCGAAATGCCGATTTCCAGCTTTTCCCTGCAATGAGGGCTATGAGGGTCTGTTGAAGGGCGAATGTTTTCCCTGCAACAAGAATACTATAGACCGATCATGCGGCAATATGGGTTATTACAGTAACGAATCGACCGCCAGGGGTAAGCTCTACTTGATGACGCGAGAAGAAGAACCCTTTTGCGCTCATCAATATCAGATCAAGGTATACAACAGTCGCAATGAACGATCTGTCAAGAGTTACGGCAAGCTTCAG GTCACGCTTATTGGAAAAGATTCTTATAACGATACGTTCGCGATGACACGCAAGGACGAAGAACTTTTGGTAGGATCTATATTACAGAAAATCGTTGTGCCGCATCCTGCGGTCACTAATCTTGAAGCAATCGAA ATCAAGTACACAGCGTACAGTGGCTGGATATCGTCTGGTTTAGTGTCCTGGACCATCGACAAGGTGGCTATTATTGACAGTTTCGGCAAAACTATATCGGTTTGTCAAAAGGGCTTAATCCTGGAATCTGACCATCCAATCTATCTCCCTCTTTATCCTGGTGAATGCAACATTCCTTTGGACACTGACAACTCCACCGTGCCCTCAGTATCGGAGCTCGATCGtgtaataattgaagaaaagcagcagcagcaaccgGGCAGTATAGGACCCTTCACGAAGGAGCAGAATTATGAGACGAAGGACTCCGGATACTCCGTAGAGATCCTCCCGACGGACCCAAGAATGGCGCAGAGGAAAAGCCTCGGTCCGTTCACAAAGGAGCAGAATCTACGCGTTGTCGAGGTCGAGACGATGGCATTCGCAGAGGATGCGGAGAAGCGGCGCAACATCGCGAATCCGTGGACCGTCCTGGACATATCGAGTGACGGCGATTCGAACACGCTGGAAAACGCTGATTCGGAGCACGGACGGAGCTTCTCCGGCGCCAACCTGATCTATCGCACTTCGACGTCTATGCAGCGAGCTACGGAGACTAACGACACCATTTCCACCACTGCTCCTACCAGCACCAGTACCACGACTACGGAGTTCCTGCCGGAGATTAGAGAACCAGTGCTACGTCCGAACAAGAAGGAAACCGGCCGATCGTTGAAGTTGCCCGAGATCACGGAACCGATCCTGCATCCACGCGCCACCAGACATAATACGCGAAACGAAGCGGTGCCACAACAGTACGACAGTCAGCGTGATGAGATACAGGAAACGTCGTCCACTTCCACCAGGTCGTTCACCGTGCAATTCTTGCCTGAAAGACTTGCGAATATTTTGGCACAAGCCGAACGATACGCCCGGGAGACCTTACTGCCTCTCATCTCACAATATACGCCGAGCTTCATGACTGGTATGCGATCTCACGAAGAGCCCAAGTATTTTCCCCTTCTTGGTGACACAACTCAGCCGAAGAATAGCGAAGAATACGCTTCCGTTGAGATTGACAAGAATGATCAACTTCCGCAAAGAGATAGCAACCAGCGTAAACCAGACGAGTCGTTCGGCCTTGTCGAGGACGGAAGACATCAGGAGGAATCCAAGGCGAGGATGCAAATAGAGAATGGTGAAAACGTAAATAACAAGTATAACGTGTCGAAAGCTGAAGTGCCGCCGGTGATAGTCGAGGCTGTGTATCCGGAGAAAGTAGCGGACGCTAATTTCACCGATCCATCAGAAACAAGAACGACCGAGATTCGCGGCGAGGACGGCGATTGGCGGCCGATCGGTGAATCGGCGATTTCCTCGAAGAATACCCCGTCACGAAGAGATTCGAATGTCTCGCGATCGTTGGACTGGTCGGTTGGCTACAGCCGCGACTGGACCTTCGCCCCAGACGCAAATTCAAAAGCAAAAGTCAAACTTGACGACGATTGGATACCGATCACGTTCAAGAACGATGCTGAAATGTCGACGGTTGCGCGAGAAACAACGTTAAATGAAGAAACAGCGAAGGAGACTGATGCCATCGTTGATTCGTCCAAGAAATCTGCCCAAGATATAACGCCCGACGAGACCAAAGAGGAAACCACGACTGCCGCGAGCACATACGAGAGGAAATTTATACCTCTGCTCGACTTTGAGGAGACGAACAGTGGTTTGTTCTCGTCGACAAAATCCAACGATAATCCAGAATCCACGACGCCTGTTTCGCATATCCAAAAAATTCCGAGACAAGCGATGAGAAAGAGTGCCAGGATGATAACGAAATCCACGATGATGTTCCCCTATGCTTACGAGCGGACAAATGATCCTAGAACGAGATATATACCGCTGATTCCGGAAGAAGATATGGGAAAATCTTATTCGTTGATGGAAAGAGATCGTTAA
- the LOC140670954 gene encoding uncharacterized protein isoform X2 has translation MIGKLLLTLWILQWISFIAGESSSDYNADEKNDVEIFRAVVDSMNQWTLQRTLNHRKKREVSKICYEDVGCFEDTGPFSYLEMLPSPPKDVGTRFLIYGTRRARSIPMEVAADEINDNTHRAIDPTLPTKVIVHGFGSHCHHLWVYEMRSALMSIQDCNIVCVDWGPGSAVPNYVRAAANARLVGRQLAKLIRNLNVPLEKVHMIGFSLGAHVAGFAGAELENVSRITGLDPAGPLFESQDPRVRLDATDANFVDVIHSNGEQLILGGLGSWQPMGDVDYYPNGGKVQSGCSNIFLGAVSDIIWSSAVEGRSLCNHRRAYKFFTDSVSPKCRFPAFPCNEGYEGLLKGECFPCNKNTIDRSCGNMGYYSNESTARGKLYLMTREEEPFCAHQYQIKVYNSRNERSVKSYGKLQVTLIGKDSYNDTFAMTRKDEELLVGSILQKIVVPHPAVTNLEAIEIKYTAYSGWISSGLVSWTIDKVAIIDSFGKTISVCQKGLILESDHPIYLPLYPGECNIPLDTDNSTVPSVSELDRVIIEEKQQQQPGSIGPFTKEQNYETKDSGYSVEILPTDPRMAQRKSLGPFTKEQNLRVVEVETMAFAEDAEKRRNIANPWTVLDISSDGDSNTLENADSEHGRSFSGANLIYRTSTSMQRATETNDTISTTAPTSTSTTTTEFLPEIREPVLRPNKKETGRSLKLPEITEPILHPRATRHNTRNEAVPQQYDSQRDEIQETSSTSTRSFTVQFLPERLANILAQAERYARETLLPLISQYTPSFMTGMRSHEEPKYFPLLGDTTQPKNSEEYASVEIDKNDQLPQRDSNQRKPDESFGLVEDGRHQEESKARMQIENGENVNNKYNVSKAEVPPVIVEAVYPEKVADANFTDPSETRTTEIRGEDGDWRPIGESAISSKNTPSRRDSNVSRSLDWSVGYSRDWTFAPDANSKAKVKLDDDWIPITFKNDAEMSTVARETTLNEETAKETDAIVDSSKKSAQDITPDETKEETTTAASTYERKFIPLLDFEETNSGLFSSTKSNDNPESTTPVSHIQKIPRQAMRKSARMITKSTMMFPYAYERTNDPRTRYIPLIPEEDMGKSYSLMERDR, from the exons CGGGAGAGTCGTCCTCAGATTACAACGCGGACGAAAAGAACGACGTGGAAATTTTTCGCGCAGTCGTCGATTCAATGAACCAATGGACGCTTCAGAGGACACTCAATCacaggaagaagagagaagtgTCTAAGATATGTTACGAGGACGTCGGTTGTTTCGAGGATACCGGGCCTTTCAGTTATTTGGAAATGCTACCGTCACCGCCGAAGGACGTCGGAACtag ATTTCTCATATACGGAACTAGAAGGGCAAGATCGATCCCGATGGAAGTAGCTGCTGATGAGATAAATGACAATACACATCGTGCCATAGATCCCACTCTACCTACGAAAGTGATCGTACATGGATTTGGAAGTCATTGCCACCACTTGTGGGTGTATGAGATGAGATCAGCATTAATGAGTATTCAAGACTGCAATATAG TTTGTGTGGATTGGGGCCCCGGCAGCGCTGTGCCTAATTACGTAAGGGCAGCAGCTAATGCGCGACTGGTGGGTCGGCAATTGGCAAAATTAATTCGCAACTTGAACGTGCCGTTGGAAAAAGTGCATATGATAGGATTCAGTTTGGGTGCTCATGTAGCCGGATTTGCCGGTGCTGAACTAGAAAACGTGTCCAGAATAACCG GATTAGATCCCGCAGGACCACTTTTCGAGTCGCAGGATCCGAGGGTTCGTCTGGATGCGACGGATGCAAATTTCGTAGATGTTATTCACAGTAATGGCGAGCAGCTTATTTTGGGCGGACTTGGTTCTTGGCAGCCAATGGGCGATGTAGATTATTATCCGAATGGCGGAAAAGTGCAAAGTGGATGCTCAAACATCTTCCTTGGCGCTGTTTCTGACATCATCTGGT CGAGCGCTGTCGAAGGAAGATCTCTGTGTAATCATCGGCGAGCGTACAAGTTCTTTACCGATTCCGTTAGCCCGAAATGCCGATTTCCAGCTTTTCCCTGCAATGAGGGCTATGAGGGTCTGTTGAAGGGCGAATGTTTTCCCTGCAACAAGAATACTATAGACCGATCATGCGGCAATATGGGTTATTACAGTAACGAATCGACCGCCAGGGGTAAGCTCTACTTGATGACGCGAGAAGAAGAACCCTTTTGCGCTCATCAATATCAGATCAAGGTATACAACAGTCGCAATGAACGATCTGTCAAGAGTTACGGCAAGCTTCAG GTCACGCTTATTGGAAAAGATTCTTATAACGATACGTTCGCGATGACACGCAAGGACGAAGAACTTTTGGTAGGATCTATATTACAGAAAATCGTTGTGCCGCATCCTGCGGTCACTAATCTTGAAGCAATCGAA ATCAAGTACACAGCGTACAGTGGCTGGATATCGTCTGGTTTAGTGTCCTGGACCATCGACAAGGTGGCTATTATTGACAGTTTCGGCAAAACTATATCGGTTTGTCAAAAGGGCTTAATCCTGGAATCTGACCATCCAATCTATCTCCCTCTTTATCCTGGTGAATGCAACATTCCTTTGGACACTGACAACTCCACCGTGCCCTCAGTATCGGAGCTCGATCGtgtaataattgaagaaaagcagcagcagcaaccgGGCAGTATAGGACCCTTCACGAAGGAGCAGAATTATGAGACGAAGGACTCCGGATACTCCGTAGAGATCCTCCCGACGGACCCAAGAATGGCGCAGAGGAAAAGCCTCGGTCCGTTCACAAAGGAGCAGAATCTACGCGTTGTCGAGGTCGAGACGATGGCATTCGCAGAGGATGCGGAGAAGCGGCGCAACATCGCGAATCCGTGGACCGTCCTGGACATATCGAGTGACGGCGATTCGAACACGCTGGAAAACGCTGATTCGGAGCACGGACGGAGCTTCTCCGGCGCCAACCTGATCTATCGCACTTCGACGTCTATGCAGCGAGCTACGGAGACTAACGACACCATTTCCACCACTGCTCCTACCAGCACCAGTACCACGACTACGGAGTTCCTGCCGGAGATTAGAGAACCAGTGCTACGTCCGAACAAGAAGGAAACCGGCCGATCGTTGAAGTTGCCCGAGATCACGGAACCGATCCTGCATCCACGCGCCACCAGACATAATACGCGAAACGAAGCGGTGCCACAACAGTACGACAGTCAGCGTGATGAGATACAGGAAACGTCGTCCACTTCCACCAGGTCGTTCACCGTGCAATTCTTGCCTGAAAGACTTGCGAATATTTTGGCACAAGCCGAACGATACGCCCGGGAGACCTTACTGCCTCTCATCTCACAATATACGCCGAGCTTCATGACTGGTATGCGATCTCACGAAGAGCCCAAGTATTTTCCCCTTCTTGGTGACACAACTCAGCCGAAGAATAGCGAAGAATACGCTTCCGTTGAGATTGACAAGAATGATCAACTTCCGCAAAGAGATAGCAACCAGCGTAAACCAGACGAGTCGTTCGGCCTTGTCGAGGACGGAAGACATCAGGAGGAATCCAAGGCGAGGATGCAAATAGAGAATGGTGAAAACGTAAATAACAAGTATAACGTGTCGAAAGCTGAAGTGCCGCCGGTGATAGTCGAGGCTGTGTATCCGGAGAAAGTAGCGGACGCTAATTTCACCGATCCATCAGAAACAAGAACGACCGAGATTCGCGGCGAGGACGGCGATTGGCGGCCGATCGGTGAATCGGCGATTTCCTCGAAGAATACCCCGTCACGAAGAGATTCGAATGTCTCGCGATCGTTGGACTGGTCGGTTGGCTACAGCCGCGACTGGACCTTCGCCCCAGACGCAAATTCAAAAGCAAAAGTCAAACTTGACGACGATTGGATACCGATCACGTTCAAGAACGATGCTGAAATGTCGACGGTTGCGCGAGAAACAACGTTAAATGAAGAAACAGCGAAGGAGACTGATGCCATCGTTGATTCGTCCAAGAAATCTGCCCAAGATATAACGCCCGACGAGACCAAAGAGGAAACCACGACTGCCGCGAGCACATACGAGAGGAAATTTATACCTCTGCTCGACTTTGAGGAGACGAACAGTGGTTTGTTCTCGTCGACAAAATCCAACGATAATCCAGAATCCACGACGCCTGTTTCGCATATCCAAAAAATTCCGAGACAAGCGATGAGAAAGAGTGCCAGGATGATAACGAAATCCACGATGATGTTCCCCTATGCTTACGAGCGGACAAATGATCCTAGAACGAGATATATACCGCTGATTCCGGAAGAAGATATGGGAAAATCTTATTCGTTGATGGAAAGAGATCGTTAA